CGAGGACGACGCGCTGCTGGAGACGATCAAGAAATTCGAGGCCAAGACCGGCATCAAGGTCGAACTGTCGCAATACGCGATCCAGGACATGATCCCGAAGACGGTGGCGGCGATGGATTCCGGGACCGTGCCCGACGTCGCCTATTCCGACAGCTATGACGTGCAGGCCCAGGGCAAGTGGGCCTATGAGGGCAAGCTCGAGGACCTCTCCGACATCCTGCTGCCGATGAAGGGCGCGTTCGCGCCTAACACACTCGAAACCGCGCTGCTTTATAACGACGTCACCAAGAAGAAGGCCTATTACGGCTTCCCGCTGAAGCAGCAGAGCATGCACGTCCAGATCTGGCAGGACATGCTGGAACAGGCCGGCTTCAAGCAGAGCGACATCCCGACCAAATGGGAAGACTACTGGTCGTTCTGGTGCGACAAGGTGCAGCCCGCGATCCGCAAGGCCACCGGCCAGCGCATTTATGCCGTCGGCCAGCCGATGGGCGTGGAATCCACCGACTCGTTCCAGTCGTTCTACACCTTCATGGATGCCTACAACGTCAAGCTGGTCGACGACGACGGCAAGCTGCTGGTCGACGATCCCAAGGTGCGCGCCAACCTGATCAGCGCGCTGAAGGACTACACCGACACCTATGTCCGCGGCTGCACGCCGCCCTCCTCCACCACCTGGAAGGATCCGGACAACAACGTCGCGTTCCACAACCGAACCATCGTGATGACGCACAATTTCACGATCTCGATCGCGGCGAAGTGGCTCGACGACGCCAACAATCCGGCATTGACCCCGGAACAGCGCGCCGCCGGCAAGAAGGCGTATGAGGAAACCATCATCACGGCCTCGTTCCCCAACAAGCCAGACGGAACGCCGATCAAGTACCGCTCCGACGTCAAGACCGGGCTGATCTTCGCCAACGCAAAGAACAAGGCGGAAGGCAAGCAGTTCGTCGCCTTTCTGATGCAGGAAGATAACCTGCGGCCCTATATCGAGGGCGCGCTCGGCCGTTGGTTCCCGGTCACGACCGCCAGTCAGCAGAGCCCGTTCTGGCAGGCCGACCGCCATCGCAAGGCGGTCTATACCCAGTTCACCGGCGGAACCACGCCGTTCGACTTCACCAAGAACTGGAAGTTCACTATCCTGAACAACGAGAACGTCTGGGCCAAGGCGATGAACCGGGTGGTGAGCGAGAAGGTTCCGGTCGACAAGGCCGTCGACGAACTGATCGCCCGCCTCAAGCAGGTCGCTGGCTAGTTTACTCTCCCTCTCCCCGCCCTTCGCGGGGAGAGGGTTGGGGTGAGGGGCTCTATCCACGAGCGACGCACGTGGTGAGCCCTGTACCCCCTCACCCGAAGCCTTCGGCTTCGACCTCTCCCCGCAAGCGGGGCGAGGTATAAGAATTACAGCGACGAGTACGACCATGGCCATCACACTCTCTTCCGACCACGCGATACCCGGCCCGCCGCTGTCGGCGCGGCTCTCCACGCCGCAGGTCTGGGGCATCATACTGCTGGCACCGTATCTGCTGGTGTTCCTGGCCTTCGTGGTCTATCCGGTTGGCTACGGGCTGTGGCTGGCGCGGCATCCCGCCAGCTATGTCGCGCTCTATCACGACCCGATCTTCGCGCGCGCCGCGATCAACACGCTGATCTTCCTGGTCATCGGCATCAATTTCAAAATGCTGGTGGCGCTGTTTTTGTCCGGCTTTTTCGCGCAGCAGCGCACCTGGATCAAATGGCTATCGGTGCTGTTCATCCTGCCCTGGGCGGTGCCGTCGATCCCGACCATCCTGTCCGTGCGCTTCATGTTCAACCCGGAATGGGGCGTCATCAACACGCTGATCTTCAAACTCACCGGCGAGGACGGCCCGAACTGGCTGAACGATCCGACGGTGGCGCTGTCGATGGCGATCGGCGTCCACATCTGGAAGTCGCTGCCGTTCTGGACGCTGATCCTGCTGACCGGGCGGCTCGCCATCCCCCACGACCTGTTCGAGGCCGCCGAAGTCGACGGCGCCAGCTGGTGGCAGAAATTCCGCTTCATCACCTGGCCGTCGATGCAGATGCTCTACATCACCTGCA
The Bradyrhizobium sp. KBS0727 genome window above contains:
- a CDS encoding ABC transporter substrate-binding protein, with product MRSKGIGALSIAIAAAGLLYAAAPAFAQQKTITVWFGKGFYKSEDDALLETIKKFEAKTGIKVELSQYAIQDMIPKTVAAMDSGTVPDVAYSDSYDVQAQGKWAYEGKLEDLSDILLPMKGAFAPNTLETALLYNDVTKKKAYYGFPLKQQSMHVQIWQDMLEQAGFKQSDIPTKWEDYWSFWCDKVQPAIRKATGQRIYAVGQPMGVESTDSFQSFYTFMDAYNVKLVDDDGKLLVDDPKVRANLISALKDYTDTYVRGCTPPSSTTWKDPDNNVAFHNRTIVMTHNFTISIAAKWLDDANNPALTPEQRAAGKKAYEETIITASFPNKPDGTPIKYRSDVKTGLIFANAKNKAEGKQFVAFLMQEDNLRPYIEGALGRWFPVTTASQQSPFWQADRHRKAVYTQFTGGTTPFDFTKNWKFTILNNENVWAKAMNRVVSEKVPVDKAVDELIARLKQVAG
- a CDS encoding carbohydrate ABC transporter permease, translated to MAITLSSDHAIPGPPLSARLSTPQVWGIILLAPYLLVFLAFVVYPVGYGLWLARHPASYVALYHDPIFARAAINTLIFLVIGINFKMLVALFLSGFFAQQRTWIKWLSVLFILPWAVPSIPTILSVRFMFNPEWGVINTLIFKLTGEDGPNWLNDPTVALSMAIGVHIWKSLPFWTLILLTGRLAIPHDLFEAAEVDGASWWQKFRFITWPSMQMLYITCTLLSMIWTLGDFNSVYLLTGGGPADLTHVLATLGIRYLRLDQLSLAMASIVCALPFVLPLMYFMMKRLSR